A segment of the Pseudodesulfovibrio sp. JC047 genome:
AGTGATGCGTAAGCGTAAATCAATTTGACGTTGTGCGGCTGAAAAATAGTTTAATTCATCGAGTAAGCTTGTTCGATAATCGTCTGCGCCGGGCGGCAGTGGAATGATTGCCAGAGCTGCAATAGCGGCTTTACTCCAATGGTCGATACCTGCTGGCTCGGCCACACTCAAAGACAGCAGCAAACCTCGAATCCG
Coding sequences within it:
- a CDS encoding transposase produces the protein MLLSLSVAEPAGIDHWSKAAIAALAIIPLPPGADDYRTSLLDELNYFSAAQRQIDLRLRITSKEQDEARRIAAMRSVPGVGEVVATTFAAEIFRPERFNRSEEVTAYLGLAPVVRQSGL